In one Syntrophorhabdaceae bacterium genomic region, the following are encoded:
- a CDS encoding sigma-54 dependent transcriptional regulator — translation MARVLIIDDDEVFSEMLSDMVMRSGHDSSKAFNLKDGVDRALTESFDVVFLDVRLPDGNGLELLPRIRESSSLPEIIILTGFEDPNGPELAIKNGAWDYIEKPSSIKEMTLTLIRALEYRDKKRSVKQPVALRLEGIVGDSPQMRACLDLVTQAALNGDANVLITGETGTGKELFAWAIHNNSFRSQKSFVVVDCAALPETLVESILFGHEKGAFTGADKVRDGLIRQAHGGTLFLDEIGELPMPLQKNFLRVLQEHRFRPVGAERETESDFRLICATNKDLRTMVQEKRFREDLLFRICTLTIDLPPLRERAEDIKELLIHYITRLCERYGIGIKGYSMEFLEALTAYEWPGNVREFVNAIERALSAAFHEPMLFPKHLPAEIRIQLKRSELSKNSDTQDIDKGTPDAAGGLPKLKDFREAAVADAEKQYLDNLMSITGHNIKEACRISGLSRPRLYALLKKLSLTKNH, via the coding sequence ATGGCCCGCGTTCTTATCATAGATGACGACGAAGTCTTCTCCGAGATGTTATCCGATATGGTTATGCGTTCAGGGCATGATTCCTCAAAGGCGTTTAACCTCAAAGACGGGGTAGACAGAGCGCTGACGGAATCATTCGACGTGGTATTCCTCGATGTGAGGCTACCCGATGGAAACGGCCTGGAACTATTGCCGAGGATCCGGGAATCCTCATCTTTACCTGAGATAATCATCCTTACGGGATTCGAAGACCCCAACGGACCTGAGCTGGCGATAAAAAACGGCGCCTGGGACTACATCGAAAAACCTTCTTCGATAAAAGAGATGACGCTCACGCTTATACGCGCCCTCGAATACCGCGATAAGAAAAGGTCAGTAAAACAGCCTGTGGCATTAAGATTGGAGGGTATTGTCGGTGACAGTCCACAGATGAGGGCATGCCTTGACCTCGTTACACAGGCTGCCTTAAACGGCGATGCAAACGTCCTTATCACCGGTGAAACAGGCACCGGCAAGGAGCTCTTTGCATGGGCAATCCATAACAACAGTTTCCGTTCCCAAAAAAGTTTTGTTGTGGTAGATTGCGCCGCCCTGCCCGAAACCCTCGTAGAGAGCATCCTCTTCGGCCACGAAAAAGGGGCCTTTACCGGGGCAGACAAGGTAAGGGACGGCCTCATAAGACAGGCACATGGAGGGACGCTGTTCCTCGACGAGATAGGAGAACTCCCCATGCCCCTTCAAAAGAATTTTCTTCGTGTCCTCCAGGAGCATCGCTTCCGTCCTGTCGGGGCGGAGCGGGAAACGGAAAGCGACTTCAGGCTCATATGCGCAACAAACAAGGACCTTCGCACGATGGTTCAGGAAAAGCGATTCCGCGAGGACCTGCTGTTCCGCATCTGCACCCTGACTATTGATCTGCCTCCGTTAAGGGAACGCGCCGAAGATATAAAGGAATTATTGATCCATTACATAACCAGGCTTTGTGAGAGGTACGGTATCGGGATAAAGGGCTACTCGATGGAATTCCTCGAGGCGCTTACTGCATATGAATGGCCCGGCAACGTGAGGGAATTTGTCAATGCAATAGAGAGGGCGCTCTCGGCGGCATTTCATGAGCCTATGTTATTCCCCAAACACCTTCCGGCTGAAATTCGTATTCAACTAAAAAGATCCGAGCTTAGTAAAAATTCCGATACGCAGGATATCGACAAAGGGACTCCGGATGCAGCCGGAGGTCTCCCAAAACTTAAGGACTTCAGGGAGGCTGCTGTTGCAGATGCAGAAAAACAGTATCTTGATAATCTGATGTCTATTACCGGTCACAATATTAAGGAAGCCTGCCGCATATCCGGTCTATCCCGCCCACGCCTGTACGCACTTTTAAAAAAGCTCTCTTTAACTAAAAACCATTGA
- a CDS encoding chemotaxis protein CheB, protein MQPKTKPGKDEPDKIVSIVGIGASAGGLKTLVRFLSVLPEEFDFAVVFVQHLTPKHESLLPELLRSRRPDMEINEISDGLVCLPGQLYLCPPAKEVRIQKGTFRITPRSDAHIHLPVDEFFLSLAGDASNRAIAVVFSGAGTDGARGVEAVRSAGGTIFVQDPVTAEFPGMPLAAINTGHVDGVLSPEDIAREILKFHGSGMVTTPTDGLITTPQFEFIYQLIYEKTGYHFHHYKKNVVARRIRRRMYLQGISSAHDYLELVTHNDSEVAQLAADLMIGVTSFFRDRLAWKDLHIEVTRKLAAEDDDAPIRVWTPACATGEEAYSIAMQLRHELDLAGRKKEIQVFATDVNDKALEQAREATYPASTIADLPPGYTEKFFTYSEDDLSVTINKEIRQYVVLARQDLLFDPPFSRLDLIICRNLLIYLEPDAQEKCITLFHYALKEGRYLFLGNAESSGRKNDLFTSIGHKKCRLYRKVEKKPSARLPLTMPFAAEHTALILSKQASAAESQPSVTQFIQEALLEEYAPAAVAINQSYDIIYHNGPTNRYLRQPRGVPTRNFLELIPKNMRNRIRSALYRAAQEARPVSIRTSINGDDERKRQVAIRISKLGENFFTIIFQEKGGLSEQTEAIVSEAAVIEGTAVYQLEKELSATRDDLQSHIEQLKSLNEELQSSNEELQAANEELETSREELQSLNEELITVNTQLQMKIEEQEETNNDLNNFLASTSIPTIFLDHRLRVKRFTPAMSRLIKLIPADVGRPITDMSQEHLGPDLIADAQAILDNLTPIKKELCINGAWYIRTALPYRTSDNRIEGVVVTYSDVAELKQAEEALHKAKGSLEIRVAERTAELEEINRALGDEITERKQAEEAVKAERQRFYDVLETLPAYVVLLTPDYHVPFANRVFRELFGESHGRCCFEYLFGRTEPCEICETYSVLKTMKPHRWEWTGPNGHNYNVYDFPFTDTDGSTMILEMGMDITDRKRAEEELQTAISYNRKLIEVSLDPLVTIGSDGKITDVNAATEAVTGRSRGELIGTDFADYFTQPGKARAGYEQVFREGLVRDYALEIRHHNGHITPVLYNAVVYRNDAGNVIGVFAAARDVTDRKRAEEELHRYREHLEELVKQRTSELEDRNARLADEVTERKRHENRITNLTRLYQVLSQVNEAIVRIRDEGSLFAEACRIAAEEEKFSLVWIGVVKGQQVVPVASCGREADYLKRIKVEIEGKLGMGPTGTCIRENQPVVNNDFATNPTTSPWREPALRHGFHSSAAFPLRRQGKAIGAFTLYAFEPDAFDSEQVSLLESLSADISYALDALDQEQLRTRTEEELIRAKEEWERTFASVPDMVAILDNRHRVLRVNAAMARRLGAKVEECIGLPCYEAVHGLSGPPEFCPHSRTMEDSRQHIVEIHEDRLGGDFEVSTTPMYDGRGKVIGSVHVAHDITEHKRAENIIRHSLSRFALLAETASTLLQASDPQGALESLALKAMEFLNCHVFFNFLADEKTGRLHLNAYAGIPDEEAMKIKWLDYGVAVCGCAARDACRIVAEHIPTTPDVRTELVKSYGVKAYACHPLLGPGEKVIGTLSFGTRNRETFSDEDLSLMKAVTDQVATAMVRMKAEKELKKAHEDLETRIIERTEELQEAYNRLIEETKERDHLEEQLRHAQKMDAIGTLAGGIAHDFNNIIAGIIGFAEMVLEDVPGDSSVHRRLEFILKGAYRGRDLVKQILTFSRRGEQEKKPVSMSLVIMEVIPLIRAIIPSTIEIRHNILTESDIISADQTQIHQVVLNLCSNAAYAMHDQGGVLEIVLKDEIVTSEDYDVHPELKPGPYIRLIVSDTGCGMEPEILDRIFDPFFTTKASGEGTGLGLSVVHGIIRSHGGAISVYSKPGQGSSFHVIIPKTVSDVALERKEITRTPRGEGQILVVDDEDLLTEMSRQRLERLGYSVVGKTDSIEALEIFRADPDRFDLVVTDYTMPNMTGFDLSKEILHIRPNVPIIMCSGSHEPVPREKIEEIGIRDFFQKPIGNDDFARLVQDVLDKSRQRDIGKDG, encoded by the coding sequence ATGCAACCAAAGACGAAACCAGGGAAAGATGAACCGGATAAAATCGTCTCCATCGTTGGTATAGGGGCTTCAGCAGGGGGCCTCAAGACTCTCGTGCGTTTTTTGTCGGTACTTCCGGAGGAATTCGATTTTGCCGTTGTCTTTGTGCAGCACCTTACACCAAAGCATGAGAGCCTCCTGCCCGAACTGCTCCGCTCACGCAGGCCGGACATGGAGATCAACGAAATATCCGATGGACTGGTATGCCTCCCCGGGCAACTCTACCTCTGTCCTCCGGCAAAAGAGGTGAGAATTCAAAAAGGGACCTTCCGCATTACTCCCCGTTCTGACGCACATATCCACCTCCCCGTCGATGAGTTTTTCCTCTCTCTTGCCGGGGATGCCTCCAACCGGGCCATCGCGGTCGTATTCTCCGGCGCGGGAACGGACGGAGCCCGCGGAGTCGAAGCGGTAAGATCTGCGGGCGGCACTATCTTTGTCCAGGATCCCGTCACAGCCGAATTCCCTGGAATGCCCCTTGCGGCAATTAATACAGGCCACGTGGACGGAGTGCTTTCTCCGGAAGACATCGCCCGGGAAATACTAAAATTCCATGGCTCCGGTATGGTCACCACCCCCACAGATGGTCTCATCACCACACCCCAGTTCGAGTTTATCTATCAGCTCATCTATGAGAAGACCGGATACCATTTTCACCATTACAAGAAGAACGTCGTGGCCCGAAGGATCAGGCGGCGGATGTACCTCCAGGGGATTTCGTCCGCCCATGACTACCTGGAGCTTGTGACGCACAATGATTCCGAGGTGGCTCAACTTGCCGCCGACCTCATGATCGGGGTCACCTCCTTTTTCCGGGACCGGCTGGCGTGGAAGGACCTCCATATAGAAGTGACAAGGAAGCTTGCCGCTGAAGACGACGATGCTCCCATCCGCGTCTGGACCCCGGCGTGCGCAACGGGAGAGGAGGCATACTCCATCGCCATGCAGCTGCGGCACGAACTTGACCTCGCCGGCAGAAAGAAGGAGATACAGGTTTTCGCCACGGACGTTAATGACAAAGCCCTCGAACAGGCACGGGAAGCTACATACCCGGCAAGCACGATCGCTGATCTTCCACCGGGTTACACAGAGAAGTTTTTTACTTACTCCGAAGACGATCTTTCCGTCACCATCAACAAAGAGATCCGACAGTACGTAGTATTGGCCAGGCAGGACCTTCTTTTTGACCCTCCCTTTTCCAGACTGGATCTTATCATCTGCCGCAACCTCCTGATTTACCTTGAACCTGATGCCCAGGAAAAATGTATCACCCTCTTTCATTATGCCCTTAAAGAAGGAAGGTATCTCTTTCTCGGAAACGCTGAGTCATCCGGCAGGAAGAATGACCTCTTTACCTCTATCGGACATAAGAAATGTCGCCTCTATCGGAAGGTCGAAAAGAAACCATCCGCAAGGCTTCCTCTCACAATGCCCTTTGCTGCCGAGCACACCGCTTTGATCCTGTCAAAGCAGGCGTCGGCCGCCGAGTCTCAACCGTCAGTTACCCAGTTCATCCAGGAAGCCTTACTGGAGGAATACGCACCTGCGGCGGTAGCGATCAACCAGAGCTACGACATAATCTACCACAATGGTCCCACGAACAGATACCTCCGTCAACCCCGAGGGGTGCCCACCCGGAATTTTCTGGAACTCATCCCCAAAAACATGCGAAACAGGATCCGGAGTGCGCTTTATCGGGCGGCTCAGGAGGCAAGGCCGGTTTCTATCCGGACAAGCATCAACGGCGACGATGAACGAAAAAGACAAGTCGCCATCCGCATCTCAAAATTAGGGGAAAATTTCTTTACCATTATATTTCAGGAGAAGGGCGGCCTTTCCGAACAAACGGAGGCCATCGTTTCAGAAGCCGCTGTTATTGAGGGGACGGCGGTGTATCAGCTCGAAAAGGAACTTTCGGCAACGCGGGACGACCTCCAGAGCCACATTGAGCAGCTTAAAAGCCTGAACGAAGAACTCCAGTCCTCAAATGAGGAACTCCAGGCGGCCAACGAAGAGCTTGAGACCTCCCGGGAAGAACTCCAGTCTTTAAACGAAGAGCTGATCACCGTAAATACCCAACTTCAGATGAAAATCGAGGAGCAAGAAGAAACGAACAACGACCTGAACAACTTCCTCGCAAGTACCAGCATCCCCACGATCTTTCTGGATCACCGGCTACGGGTGAAGCGTTTCACCCCCGCCATGTCGAGGCTCATCAAACTGATCCCTGCTGATGTGGGGCGGCCGATTACCGACATGTCCCAGGAACACCTTGGCCCGGATCTCATCGCCGATGCCCAGGCGATCCTTGATAACCTCACACCCATCAAGAAAGAGCTTTGTATCAACGGGGCCTGGTATATTCGCACTGCCCTGCCCTACCGGACATCGGACAACCGTATAGAAGGCGTGGTGGTCACCTACAGTGATGTGGCGGAGCTCAAGCAGGCAGAGGAGGCGCTGCATAAAGCCAAAGGCAGCCTGGAGATTCGTGTTGCAGAAAGGACTGCGGAGTTGGAAGAGATCAATCGCGCTCTCGGGGACGAGATTACCGAGCGCAAGCAGGCAGAGGAGGCCGTGAAAGCTGAACGGCAGCGGTTCTATGACGTGCTGGAGACACTGCCGGCATACGTTGTGCTGCTTACGCCTGACTACCACGTGCCCTTTGCCAACCGTGTCTTCCGCGAGCTTTTTGGCGAGTCCCACGGCCGGTGCTGTTTCGAGTATCTCTTCGGGCGGACCGAGCCCTGCGAAATCTGCGAGACCTACTCGGTGCTTAAAACAATGAAGCCCCACAGATGGGAATGGACCGGTCCGAATGGCCACAACTATAATGTTTATGACTTCCCGTTTACTGACACTGACGGCTCCACCATGATCCTGGAGATGGGTATGGATATTACCGACCGTAAACGAGCGGAAGAGGAGCTCCAGACGGCGATATCGTACAACAGGAAATTGATCGAAGTTAGCCTCGATCCCCTGGTGACAATCGGCTCCGATGGGAAGATCACAGACGTGAACGCTGCAACGGAGGCCGTGACAGGCCGAAGCAGGGGAGAACTTATAGGTACGGATTTTGCCGACTATTTCACCCAACCAGGCAAAGCCCGTGCCGGCTACGAACAAGTCTTCCGTGAGGGTCTGGTACGCGATTATGCCTTGGAGATCCGGCACCACAACGGCCACATCACGCCGGTTCTGTACAATGCCGTGGTTTACAGGAACGATGCGGGAAACGTGATCGGCGTATTTGCCGCGGCCCGGGACGTGACAGATCGTAAACGAGCGGAAGAGGAGCTCCATCGCTACAGGGAGCACCTTGAAGAGTTGGTCAAACAGCGGACCTCGGAACTGGAAGATAGGAACGCCAGGCTTGCCGACGAGGTCACCGAGCGAAAGCGCCATGAAAATAGGATTACCAATCTGACCCGGCTCTACCAGGTTCTCAGCCAGGTGAACGAGGCGATTGTCCGAATTCGTGACGAGGGATCATTGTTTGCAGAGGCCTGCCGGATTGCCGCGGAAGAGGAGAAATTCTCGCTCGTCTGGATCGGGGTAGTAAAAGGGCAGCAGGTGGTTCCTGTGGCCTCCTGTGGCCGGGAAGCTGACTATCTGAAAAGGATCAAAGTGGAAATCGAGGGCAAGTTGGGCATGGGCCCGACCGGCACTTGTATCCGGGAGAACCAACCGGTGGTCAACAATGACTTTGCGACCAATCCTACCACTTCACCCTGGCGTGAACCTGCCCTGCGTCACGGGTTCCACTCCTCGGCAGCATTCCCCTTGCGCCGCCAGGGCAAGGCCATCGGCGCATTCACGCTTTACGCCTTTGAGCCCGATGCCTTCGATTCGGAACAGGTTAGCCTGCTCGAATCGCTGAGCGCCGATATCTCCTACGCCCTGGATGCCCTTGACCAGGAGCAACTCCGTACCCGCACCGAAGAGGAACTCATCCGGGCCAAAGAAGAATGGGAGCGCACATTCGCCAGCGTGCCGGACATGGTCGCAATCCTCGACAACCGGCATCGGGTTCTGCGGGTTAATGCGGCGATGGCAAGGCGTTTGGGGGCAAAAGTGGAAGAGTGCATCGGGCTTCCCTGCTATGAAGCCGTGCATGGCCTGTCCGGGCCCCCTGAGTTCTGCCCCCATTCCCGAACTATGGAGGATAGCCGACAACATATTGTAGAAATACATGAGGACCGTCTTGGAGGCGATTTCGAGGTCAGTACGACCCCAATGTATGATGGCCGGGGAAAAGTGATAGGTTCCGTGCATGTTGCTCACGACATCACCGAACACAAGCGGGCTGAGAACATCATCCGCCATAGTCTGAGCCGGTTCGCCCTTCTGGCCGAGACAGCCAGCACGCTCCTGCAGGCCTCTGATCCTCAAGGCGCCCTGGAGTCGCTCGCCTTGAAGGCCATGGAGTTCCTCAACTGCCATGTCTTCTTTAATTTCCTGGCAGATGAAAAGACAGGGAGGCTGCACCTGAACGCTTATGCAGGTATCCCCGATGAAGAAGCGATGAAGATCAAGTGGCTCGACTACGGCGTCGCTGTCTGCGGCTGCGCGGCCCGGGACGCCTGCCGCATCGTTGCGGAACACATCCCCACCACGCCCGATGTGCGCACCGAACTCGTGAAGTCGTACGGCGTTAAGGCATACGCCTGCCATCCGCTCCTGGGACCTGGTGAAAAGGTCATCGGAACCCTTTCATTCGGCACGCGCAACCGGGAGACCTTCAGCGACGAAGATCTGTCCCTCATGAAAGCCGTGACGGACCAGGTGGCCACGGCCATGGTACGCATGAAGGCCGAAAAAGAGCTGAAAAAGGCCCATGAAGATTTGGAGACGCGGATAATCGAGCGTACCGAGGAACTGCAGGAGGCCTATAACAGGCTCATCGAGGAGACTAAGGAGCGAGACCACCTCGAGGAACAACTCCGTCACGCGCAGAAGATGGATGCTATCGGCACCCTGGCTGGAGGCATTGCCCACGACTTTAACAACATCATTGCAGGGATAATAGGTTTTGCAGAGATGGTGCTCGAAGATGTTCCCGGTGATAGCTCCGTACACCGGAGACTGGAGTTCATATTAAAAGGGGCATACCGCGGCCGGGACCTGGTGAAACAGATACTTACCTTTAGTCGCAGGGGTGAGCAGGAGAAAAAGCCGGTTTCGATGAGCCTTGTAATAATGGAGGTTATTCCTTTAATCAGGGCAATAATTCCTTCGACTATTGAGATTCGACACAATATTCTCACTGAATCGGATATCATATCGGCAGATCAGACACAGATCCACCAGGTGGTTTTGAATCTATGCTCAAATGCGGCATATGCCATGCACGATCAAGGTGGGGTTTTGGAAATAGTCCTTAAAGATGAGATTGTAACCTCCGAAGATTATGACGTCCATCCGGAGCTGAAACCGGGTCCTTACATACGATTAATTGTCAGCGACACCGGATGCGGGATGGAACCTGAAATACTTGACAGGATCTTCGACCCGTTTTTTACCACAAAGGCCTCCGGTGAAGGCACCGGTCTTGGTCTTTCTGTGGTTCACGGCATTATCAGGAGTCATGGCGGTGCAATCTCTGTTTACAGCAAACCGGGGCAAGGTTCTTCATTTCATGTAATCATCCCGAAGACCGTATCGGATGTTGCATTGGAAAGAAAAGAGATCACCCGCACACCAAGAGGAGAAGGGCAGATCCTTGTTGTTGATGATGAAGATCTGTTGACTGAAATGAGCCGGCAGAGGCTGGAGAGGCTCGGCTATAGCGTCGTCGGAAAAACAGATAGTATTGAGGCATTGGAGATCTTTCGGGCCGATCCTGATAGATTCGACCTCGTTGTCACCGACTATACAATGCCCAATATGACAGGGTTCGACTTGTCGAAAGAGATACTCCATATAAGGCCCAATGTCCCCATCATTATGTGTTCCGGATCGCATGAACCTGTCCCCAGGGAAAAGATCGAAGAGATAGGCATCCGGGACTTTTTTCAAAAACCTATCGGCAACGATGATTTCGCCAGACTCGTACAGGATGTTCTGGATAAATCCAGACAACGGGATATCGGGAAGGACGGGTAA